In Thalassotalea fonticola, a single genomic region encodes these proteins:
- a CDS encoding DUF3019 domain-containing protein: MKNLGLMSLILLLPLLLLTLANAPVQAAEANISITPQSCMAKSGWCETELQITWQMSEESSVCIKIEHHKKRYCFDKGQAHKLRVPVKIEGPIKIVLLHGTSEHVLATEVLNVFVSEYKKRKRQRHAWSIIL; the protein is encoded by the coding sequence ATGAAGAACTTAGGCCTAATGTCACTTATCCTGCTACTGCCATTATTGTTGCTAACACTGGCAAACGCACCAGTACAAGCGGCTGAAGCAAACATATCAATTACCCCACAAAGCTGTATGGCAAAAAGTGGCTGGTGTGAAACCGAGTTGCAAATAACTTGGCAAATGAGTGAAGAAAGCTCGGTTTGTATTAAAATAGAACACCATAAAAAACGTTATTGTTTTGACAAAGGGCAAGCGCATAAATTGCGCGTACCAGTAAAAATTGAAGGCCCCATTAAAATAGTTTTGCTGCATGGCACTAGCGAGCATGTATTGGCAACTGAAGTGTTGAATGTATTTGTTAGTGAATACAAAAAACGCAAAAGGCAGCGCCATGCCTGGAGCATAATATTATGA